A portion of the Ptiloglossa arizonensis isolate GNS036 chromosome 11, iyPtiAriz1_principal, whole genome shotgun sequence genome contains these proteins:
- the LOC143152735 gene encoding uncharacterized protein LOC143152735 produces the protein MIRKDFYLQVNALIKMIKLLYHLIKNQEKLPLGKELSWNVQLHNFASNIEKATIEVKQWTFGLCEQRLHFIHFQQNAKMNWKTIESIKMNIKKNLEQKLAAQVTQFRTKMLATNQENEIRKKCIQNEIELLEFYSKSIDRVHHTRRVDLCNARFKAKKQCLAQLAKYDKNIGKLYNWKIALLIDKDSVEKEYIVIQNELIVQRSLYNQMKEERELNKMKASLAKLKNFRRNRAAKMIQQNWRLYWARVSAKKRKGKKCFLDG, from the exons ATGATTAGAAAAGATTTCTATTTGCAAGTAAATGCCTTGATCAAAATGATTAAATTACTTTATCATTTgataaaaaatcaagaaaaactaCCCTTAGGAAAGGAACTATCTTGGAACGTGCAGTTACATAATTTTGCGAGTAATATAGAGAAAGCCACAATCGAAGTAAAAC AATGGACATTTGGCCTTTGCGAGCAAAGATtacattttattcattttcaacAAAACGCTAAGATGAACTGGAAAACAATAGAGTCGATAAagatgaatattaaaaaaaatttggagCAAAAACTGGCGGCACAAGT CACACAATTTAGAACGAAAATGTTAGCTACAAATCAGGAaaacgaaattcgaaagaaatgtaTACAAAACGAAATAGAATtgttagaattttattcaaaatctaTAGATAGAGTACACCATACGAGGAGAGTCGATCTGTGCAATGCACG CTTTAAAGCAAAGAAACAATGTTTGGCGCAGCTCGCAAAATATGACAAAAATATCGGAAAGCTTTATAATTGGAAAATTGCTCTTCTAATTGATAAAGATTCAGTCGAGAAAGAGTACATTGTTATTCAG AATGAACTTATCGTTCAGCGTAGTTTATATAACCAAATGAAAGAAGAACGTGAACTAAATAAAATGAAAGCTTCTTtggcaaaattgaaaaattttcgtcgaaatCGCGCAGCAAAAATGATTCAGCAAAATTGGAGATTATATTGGGCACGTGTGtctgcgaaaaaaagaaaaggcaaAAA GTGCTTTTTGGATggttga